Proteins encoded together in one Falco peregrinus isolate bFalPer1 chromosome 2, bFalPer1.pri, whole genome shotgun sequence window:
- the ZGRF1 gene encoding protein ZGRF1 isoform X12 encodes MASQEFTVLYTHQKMKKSKTWQDGILRITTGRNKAILFDDKGQCLESIFVKSQVNAGDNLEGERYLITVEAVKLNEKSCEDQPRKAEAPAVDRNGVKPGVLPPRHLSVGLKRKFTGFQGPRQVGKKILAMEDGLKSTTLPLSKQCQGTLSSKFYVTSPLFSTVSKKDTETNMFADFHEDVCMGNDTEHMSVSSLLSAPFLDRCEKAEKQNSDQSIVKPEPSQITGDTKSSSQTAGHRAASGNIRSTAQIIALLKSKPTQGCREQTPAVTECLSRFQASGNTGSLHKSTILHGFSGNSAKRLMQNIQDLPFTKGTVNDKKEWNAEMLLNSSEQPCVKEVTRHDKEADNLSHDLQDPCNTNSCFLPESIVSRMSDSQFVLCSGGVSCSASPITSEKNHSRYRGRSVTSSPKEDSSVKLQSELQPRQNPGEPSDLQLSEDLTLTETGIVKEELSTHGKDCGLGEQMMEVNFSLLEAFDFNDTNNEDLCERDVSKLTEGGMLSQSPDCLTEDDVAQNAALRLHSCCQVVTHSKNGEVKCSTSDGENDGNPCAGVMPSQLCDSDVGDTGTIAEDSANQTRFEVELLDDGCNIKEINEGQLNTEGTNKKDLDGCAVCTVNGMSQIKSKHSDLFPGDVNVNECHPKLSTFEKTGSISCISTSRITSAVDKKTEDDVIQLGCLKSPDVDLERFWGTKTDDIKPGSPLLALSQNLDPSYGSFQYIADHQDVFGVSHREDALISRSSVCPLGKGHSSLHETEIDENDFESLESINASQEACKGERIGTDCLKCMAMADNSSDLPDLVNNITLLRALTQHSTALESLQKIEENNSTLYEAETSEEIFEPLVKAKAIKLFTEIPYSESIQASSGSYFDSSGLMPVVFQGHQVKGSAASEIMLRAPCSQLGWQQYQDNTEFAAERFLSPLFSSNYVLSDFRESPGSRSPHEGDIREENFEKQSNVIEESRIDQSPLALNMYSEVLPRTVSDSISHSDLRQTQWTSWEPDKVISSVELTSPLNPDSTFSPASGSGETIGDMQEPLIHRMLPTQEKSSYPGECNLSRFKRPVKTRARVPFVSLPATEKVPDAVYPTDSEEVQQSFESSVVNLCNASAVFPISAFGPGDRNYETSVFGEYTEDEQREFVQSVFPNLTSQYRQSKWLKYQNMAQCDLIAQNSDDSEVTDDICAENVLGMLLGDTGESSAVNKSAPGSACLLTAKSMLDKCCANTSTEDFISERKLLSLHLSQTPLAEATQKVLSHLSCYTVTGYGQDITISELSFPNVDKVKYADLPKRKISIPTVFESHVHYKQIFKAALTEQLNIMLFELSQRLHKALSKVDVSFYTSLKDGQSMSKESCVPLCSHMRPAKLVMVKKEGQNKGRLFYTCDAPKSEQCLFFKWIEDVNPSQIKSRPSAVLHDMKSVGTYLRSQNIALYEGCQLLVRKAFEVQAQRCSKFKKFMNTPDRFDGDSKKKLYLKLSRKEHYSFYSKDDIWVVSKTLNFDPLDTFIASSAFFGPSSNNEVELLPLKGYCPSNWRSNMIVHALLVCNASGELTALRNMEEHFNPSTLPLMPYLLKMNFRSENATNRVNKRKFIPPAINLKRTMTYGPVSTEVAMELAKKMIQTFLLNPDQATSLIRIAQMMTSCENLKPVEEHQILPITIIHGVFGAGKSYLLSVVILFLVQLFESSEATKGPRPAQWKLLIASSTNVAIDRILQGLLDLGFEDFIRVGSIRKITKAILPHR; translated from the exons ATGGCTTCTCAAGAATTTACT GTGTTATATACTcaccaaaaaatgaaaaaatcaaaaACGTGGCAAGATGGAATTCTGAGGATTACAACTGGCAGAAATAAG GCTATCTTGTTTGATGATAAAGGACAATGTTTGGAGAGTATTTTTGTGAAATCTCAG GTGAATGCTGGAGATAATTTAGAAGGTGAACGATATTTGATCACAGTGGAAGCAGTAAAATTGAATGAAAAATCTTGTGAAGATCAgccaaggaaagcagaagctcCAGCAGTGGATAGAAATGGTGTAAAACCTGGTGTTCTGCCTCCACGACATCTGTCTGTTGGCTTGAAAAGGAAGTTTACA GGTTTCCAAGGGCCACGCCaagttggaaagaaaatactagCGATGGAAGACGGATTAAAATCAACGACGTTACCTTTATCTAAGCAGTGTCAGGGTACTTTGTCATCCAAGTTTTATGTTACCTCTCCATTATTTTCTACAGTTTCTAAGAAGGATACAGAAACAAATATGTTTGCAGACTTTCATGAAGATGTGTGTATGGGTAACGATACAGAGCACATGTCTGTCTCCTCACTGCTTTCTGCTCCATTTCTTGACAGATGTGAGAAGGCAGAGAAGCAAAACTCTGATCAGTCCATTGTGAAGCCAGAACCTTCTCAAATTACTGGGGACACCAAATCTAGTAGTCAGACAGCTGGTCACAGGGCAGCATCAGGCAACATAAGGAGCACAGCACAGATAATTGCTCTTTTGAAGTCTAAACCAACGCAAGGATGCAGAGAGCAAACACCCGCAGTCACAGAATGCCTTTCTAGGTTTCAGGCATCAGGAAACACAGGTAGCTTACATAAGAGCACAATCCTGCATGGTTTTTCAGGCAACAGTGCCAAAAGACTCATGCAAAATATTCAGGACCTGCCTTTTACGAAGGGAACTGTAAATGATAAAAAGGAATGGAATGCTGAAATGCTTCTAAATTCATCTGAACAACCTTGTGTTAAAGAAGTCACAAGACATGACAAAGAGGCAGATAATTTAAGTCACGACTTACAAGATCCCTGCAATACAAATAGTTGCTTCCTACCTGAATCCATTGTAAGTAGAATGAGTGACAGTCAGTTTGTCCTATGCTCAGGTGGCGTTTCATGTTCAGCAAGTCCAATcacctctgaaaaaaaccactccAGATACAGAGGACGTTCAGTGACTAGCAGTCCTAAGGAGGATTCATCTGTGAAGTTGCAAAGTGAGCTTCAGCCCAGACAAAATCCAGGAGAGCCTAGTGATCTGCAGCTCTCTGAGGACTTAACATTGACTGAAACTGGAATTGTAAAGGAGGAATTAAGTACACATGGCAAAGACTGTGGTCTGGGTGAACAGATGATGGAGGTTAACTTCAGTCTACTGGAGGCTTTTGATTTTAATGACACCAACAATGAAGACCTGTGTGAAAGAGATGTGAGTAAACTCACTGAAGGAGGCATGCTTTCACAAAGTCCAGATTGCTTAACAGAAGATGATGTAGCACAAAATGCTGCACTGAGGCTTCATTCTTGCTGTCAAGTAGTGACGCACAGTAAAAATGGAGAAGTCAAATGTTCAACATCTGATGGAGAGAATGATGGAAATCCCTGCGCTGGGGTTATGCCATCTCAGCTTTGCGACAGCGATGTTGGAGATACAGGGACAATTGCAGAAGACTCTGCAAACCAGACCAGATTTGAAGTGGAACTTTTGGATGATGGATGcaacataaaagaaattaacGAAGGCCAATTAAATACTGAAGGCACAAACAAGAAGGATCTTGATGGCTGTGCAGTGTGTACCGTTAATGGCATGTCACAGATAAAAAGCAAGCACTCTGATCTCTTTCCTGGAGACGTAAATGTTAATGAATGTCACCCTAAACTGAGTACGTTTGAGAAAACTGGAAgtatttcatgtatttctaCCAGCAGAATAACTTCTGCAGTGGACAAAAAGACCGAAGATGATGTTATACAGCTTGGATGCCTGAAATCCCCAGATGTTGATTTAGAGCGCTTCTGGGGTACTAAGACTGATGACATTAAACCAGGTAGTCCTTTGCTGGCTTTGTCACAAAACTTAGATCCTAGCTATGGCTCATTCCAATATATTGCAGACCACCAAGACGTGTTTGGTGTTTCACATAGGGAAGATGCTTTAATTTCCAGAAGTTCTGTCTGTCCTTTAGGAAAAGGCCATTCATCTCTACACGAAACAGAAATAGATGAAAATGACTTTGAAAGTTTAGAGAGCATAAATGCCTCTCAGGAAGCCTGCAAAGGTGAAAGAATAGGAACGGATTGCCTGAAATGCATGGCAATGGCTGACAATTCATCAGATCTTCCTGATTTGGTAAACAATATCACTCTTCTAAGAGCTTTGACTCAACATAGCACAGCATTAGAAAGCTTACAAAAGATTGAGGAAAATAATAGCACATTATATGAAGCAGAGACTTCTGAAGAGATATTTGAACCCCTTGTGAAGGCTAAAG CTATAAAACTGTTTACGGAAATACCTTACTCAGAAAGTATACAGGCATCTTCCGGTTCATACTTTGATTCTTCTGGCCTTATG CCTGTTGTGTTTCAAGGGCACCAAGTAAAAGGATCAGCAGCTAGTGAGATAATGTTGagagctccctgctcccagctagGATGGCAGCAGTACCAAGATAATACAGAGTTTGCAGCTGAGAGATTTTTGTCACCCCTGTTCTCAAGCAATTATGTCTTGTCTGACTTCAGAGAg TCTCCAGGTTCAAGAAGTCCTCATGAGGGTGATATCAGAGAAGagaattttgaaaagcagtctAATGTTATTGAAGAGTCAAGAATAGATCAGTCCC CGTTGGCATTGAATATGTATTCTGAAGTTCTACCACGGACAGTGTCAGACTCAATTTCACATTCTGATTTGAGACAAACACAGTGGACTTCATGGGAACCTGACAAG GTGATATCATCAGTGGAACTGACTTCCCCGCTTAATCCAGACTCTACATTTTCTCCAGCTTCAGGAAGTGGGGAAACTATTGGAGACATGCAAGAGCCTCTGATACACAGGATGTTGCCAA CACAGGAGAAATCCAGCTATCCAGGGGAATGCAACCTCTCAAGATTCAAACGCCCAGTTAAAACACGAGCTCGAGTTCCGTTTGTCAGTCTTCCTGCCACTGAGAAGGTTCCCGATGCAGTTTATCCAACTGACAGTGAGGAGGTCCAGCAATCTTTTGAGTCTTCAGTAGTCAATTTATGCAACGCGTCAGCGGTATTTCCTATTAGTGCTTTTGGCCCTGGGGACAGAAATTATGAAACCTCTGTGTTTGGAGAGTATACGGAAGATGAACAAAGGGAGTTTGTACAATCAGTATTCCCTAATTTGACTTCACAATATAGACAAAGCAAGTGGCTAAAATATCAAAACATGGCTCAGTGTGACTTGATAGCTCAAAATAGTGATGATAGCGAAGTGACTGATGACATCTGTGCTGAGAATGTCCTTGGAATGCTGCTGGGTGATACAGGAGAGAGCAGTGCCGTGAATAAAAGCGCTCCCGGCTCTGCATGTCTACTGACAGCAAAGAGCATGCTTGATAAATGCTGTGCAAATACCAGCACGGAAGATTTCATTTCAGAGAGGAAGTTACTTTCTCTGCACTTAAGTCAGACACCTTTGGCTGAAGCAACACAAAAGGTGTTAAGTCATCTGAGCTGCTACACTGTAACAGGATACGGCCAG gACATAACAATTTCTGAGTTGTCTTTTCCTAATGTGGATAAAGTAAAATATGCTGATCTTCCTAAAAGAAAGATTTCCATACCAACTGTTTTTGAGTCTCATGTTCActacaaacagatttttaaagctgctctgaCAG AGCAATTAAACATAATGCTATTTGAGTTGTCACAAAGATTACACAAAGCTCTTTCAAAAGTGGATGTATCATTTTACACATCACTGAAAGATGGGCAAAGCATGAGCAAAGAAAGCTGCGTTCCACTCTGCAGTCACATGCGTCCTGCTAAGCTTGTTATGGTTAAAAAAGAAGGTCAAAACAAG gGTCGTTTGTTCTATACCTGTGATGCCCCAAAATCTGagcagtgtttgtttttcaagtggATAGAAGATGTGAACCCCTCGCAGATAAAATCCAGACCTAGTGCAGTGCTTCATGATATGAAAAGTGTTGGGACATACCTCAGAAGTCAAAATATTGCTCTCTATGAGGGATGCCAGCTCTTGGTGAG GAAAGCCTTTGAAGTTCAAGCACAACGGTGTAGTAAGTTCAAGAAATTTATGAATACACCTGATAGATTTGATGGTGATTCCAAAAAAAAGTTGTACCTCAAACTAAGTAGAAAGGAGCATTATTCTTTCTATAGCAAAG ATGATATTTGGGTTGTTTCGAAGACTTTGAATTTTGATCCTCTTGATACTTTCATTGCAAGTAGTGCTTTCTTTGGACCATCCTCCAACAATGAAGTGGAATTACTACCACTGAAAGGCTACTGTCCCTCAAACTGGCGATCAAATA TGATTGTTCATGCCTTGCTGGTTTGTAATGCTAGTGGTGAGCTTACAGCTTTAAGGAATATGGAGGAGCACTTCAATCCATCTACGTTACCACTAATGCCATATCTATTAAAGAT GAATTTTCGTTCTGAAAATGCTACTAATAGagtcaacaaaagaaaatttattccaCCTGCCATCAACCTGAAACGCACAATGACGTATGGACCCGTCAGCACTGAAGTGGCAATGGAACTAGCTAAAAAGATGATCCAAACGTTCTTGTTGAACCCAGATCAAGCTACATCACTGATTCGGATAGCTCAGATGATGACCTCATGTGAAAATCTCAAACCAGTGGAAGAACACCAGATCTTGCCTATCACAATTATACATG